One part of the Thiothrix nivea DSM 5205 genome encodes these proteins:
- the tnpB gene encoding IS66 family insertion sequence element accessory protein TnpB (TnpB, as the term is used for proteins encoded by IS66 family insertion elements, is considered an accessory protein, since TnpC, encoded by a neighboring gene, is a DDE family transposase.) gives MARYFRPAGEMPDIYLYRPPIDFRKAAQGLAAIVAQELGHDPFAGALYAFTNRQRTKIKCLYWEDNGFVLYYKALAEEKFHWPQTGDGGVMALTAQQINWLLDGYDISLLKGHKKLCYGALF, from the coding sequence ATGGCCCGTTATTTCCGCCCCGCCGGGGAGATGCCGGACATTTACCTTTACCGCCCGCCCATTGATTTCCGCAAGGCCGCCCAGGGGCTGGCGGCGATCGTGGCGCAGGAATTGGGCCACGACCCGTTTGCCGGGGCGCTGTACGCCTTCACCAACCGCCAGCGCACGAAAATCAAATGCCTGTATTGGGAAGACAATGGCTTTGTGCTGTATTACAAAGCCCTGGCGGAAGAGAAGTTCCATTGGCCGCAAACGGGGGATGGCGGGGTGATGGCGCTGACGGCCCAGCAGATCAACTGGCTGCTGGACGGTTATGACATCAGCCTGCTCAAAGGGCATAAAAAGTTGTGCTACGGGGCGCTGTTTTAG
- the tnpA gene encoding IS66 family insertion sequence element accessory protein TnpA, with amino-acid sequence MNPGQDGRLAYWQAQLQHFQSSGLSGVQYCEQEQLSYHGFVYWRRKLCGTAGKPPGDGKRPVLPEPSGFVTVRPAQPGTDARTGDGLELSLPNGLVIRNIHPGNVALLRRLLGQL; translated from the coding sequence ATGAATCCAGGTCAAGATGGGCGTCTGGCGTACTGGCAAGCCCAGCTCCAACACTTCCAGTCCTCCGGCCTTTCCGGAGTCCAGTATTGTGAACAGGAACAGTTGAGTTACCACGGCTTTGTCTACTGGCGGCGCAAATTATGCGGTACGGCGGGCAAGCCGCCCGGGGATGGCAAACGCCCGGTATTGCCAGAGCCTTCCGGTTTCGTGACTGTCCGCCCGGCGCAGCCGGGGACAGACGCCCGGACGGGCGATGGCCTGGAGCTGTCCCTGCCGAATGGCCTGGTGATCAGGAATATCCACCCCGGCAATGTGGCCTTGCTGCGCCGGTTGCTGGGGCAGTTGTAA
- the tnpC gene encoding IS66 family transposase, whose translation MPALAHPLPTTLDEAHQLIVRQQERIAGLEKQAARVVVLEQQVETLQKQLEELVAKLGSSSRNSSKPPSSDSPEQRAARPKRKGSGRPHGGQPGHPRHERALYPPEQVTRTEQYFPESTCACGGAVAVDWENPYRHQVTDIAPPPPPEVTEHQFYHGVCQSCGNQHHSQWPDWVPSGQMGAGVIAWIVVLAGQFRLSMRQTQLLLWEVWQVRFSTGAISKAQGKSIPWMGPLYRQVGEHVRGQAVCHADETRHYRGTNTYWLWALADNTVTYFMTHYSRGKAAADALLGSFTGYLVTDHFSGYGNVPPERRQLCWAHLIRHFRKMAGRCGGGGMVGKRLLLIACATVRTHHRWQQHPEGAARYRRRILRLRRSFQATLSLGEALDNCKRTRNQCKHLRKDEAMCWTFLKDTRIPLTNNRAERVIRPYVQWRKTSFASQSAQGDRFRPTVLTVLGTARQLGMDMATLMRYVCSQGLAHKPVAVRFPLGQVCTRKPLQMA comes from the coding sequence TTGCCAGCCCTAGCCCACCCACTGCCGACCACCCTTGATGAAGCACATCAGCTGATCGTGCGCCAACAGGAACGGATAGCCGGGTTGGAGAAGCAAGCGGCACGGGTAGTGGTGTTGGAACAGCAAGTCGAAACGCTGCAAAAACAGCTCGAAGAACTGGTGGCCAAACTGGGCAGCAGTTCCCGCAACAGCTCCAAACCGCCGTCCTCAGACAGCCCGGAACAACGGGCAGCCCGTCCAAAACGCAAGGGGAGTGGCCGCCCGCATGGCGGGCAACCCGGCCATCCACGCCACGAACGGGCGTTATATCCCCCCGAACAAGTGACCCGCACTGAACAGTATTTCCCGGAAAGCACCTGCGCCTGTGGTGGGGCAGTGGCGGTTGACTGGGAAAACCCTTACCGCCATCAGGTCACGGACATCGCCCCTCCGCCGCCACCCGAGGTGACGGAGCACCAGTTTTACCACGGTGTCTGCCAATCCTGCGGCAACCAACACCACAGCCAGTGGCCGGACTGGGTCCCCAGCGGGCAAATGGGTGCGGGTGTGATTGCCTGGATTGTGGTGCTGGCCGGACAGTTTCGCCTGTCGATGCGCCAAACCCAGCTCCTGTTGTGGGAAGTCTGGCAGGTGCGCTTCAGCACCGGGGCGATCAGCAAAGCGCAAGGCAAATCCATCCCGTGGATGGGGCCGCTGTACCGTCAGGTCGGTGAGCATGTGCGTGGGCAGGCGGTCTGCCATGCCGATGAAACCCGCCATTACCGTGGCACGAACACCTACTGGTTATGGGCATTGGCGGACAACACCGTCACGTACTTCATGACCCATTACTCACGCGGCAAGGCTGCCGCCGATGCCTTGTTGGGCAGTTTTACCGGTTATCTGGTGACAGACCACTTCAGCGGTTACGGCAATGTCCCGCCCGAACGGCGGCAACTGTGCTGGGCACACCTGATCCGGCACTTCCGCAAGATGGCCGGGCGTTGTGGCGGAGGGGGAATGGTTGGCAAACGCCTGCTGCTGATTGCCTGCGCCACCGTCCGCACCCATCACCGCTGGCAACAGCACCCCGAAGGGGCGGCACGCTACCGGCGGCGGATACTGCGCCTGCGCCGCAGCTTCCAGGCCACCCTCAGCCTGGGCGAAGCATTGGATAACTGCAAACGCACCCGCAACCAATGCAAACATCTCCGTAAAGATGAGGCCATGTGCTGGACTTTCCTCAAGGATACACGCATTCCCCTCACCAATAACCGCGCTGAACGGGTGATCCGCCCCTACGTGCAATGGCGTAAGACCAGTTTTGCCAGCCAGTCGGCACAAGGGGACAGGTTCCGGCCAACCGTGCTGACCGTGTTGGGGACTGCCCGGCAATTGGGGATGGATATGGCAACCCTGATGCGCTATGTGTGCTCCCAAGGCTTGGCTCATAAGCCGGTCGCCGTGCGCTTCCCCTTGGGGCAGGTCTGTACCCGCAAACCGCTACAAATGGCGTGA
- a CDS encoding ABC transporter ATP-binding protein yields the protein MSNNASDHILETRHLTKEFKGFTAVDNVSLNIQRGHIHALIGPNGAGKTTVFNLLTKYLTPTSGQILFNGNDITPVEASAISRMGMVRSFQISAVFPRLSVLENVRIALQRKEGNSFHFWRSEKVLDKLNGRAEELLDAVGLVDFAKSITLDLPYGRKRALEIATTLALEPELLLLDEPTQGMGHEDVDVVANLIKKVSVGRTILMVEHNLHVVSRLADRITVLQRGAVLTEGNYATVSADRRVKEAYLGVAAEEVAV from the coding sequence ATGAGCAATAATGCCAGTGACCATATACTGGAAACCCGACATTTAACCAAAGAGTTCAAGGGTTTTACGGCGGTGGATAATGTCAGCCTGAATATTCAGCGTGGGCATATTCACGCCCTGATTGGCCCCAACGGGGCGGGTAAAACCACTGTATTCAATCTGCTGACCAAATATTTGACTCCGACTTCCGGGCAAATCCTGTTTAACGGCAACGATATTACCCCGGTGGAAGCATCGGCTATTTCCCGGATGGGAATGGTGCGCTCTTTTCAGATTTCTGCGGTATTTCCACGCTTAAGTGTTTTGGAAAATGTACGTATTGCCTTGCAGCGCAAGGAAGGTAATAGCTTCCATTTCTGGCGGTCTGAAAAGGTGCTGGACAAACTCAACGGGCGTGCCGAGGAATTGCTGGATGCGGTGGGTTTAGTGGATTTTGCCAAATCCATTACGCTGGATTTGCCTTACGGGCGCAAACGGGCGCTGGAAATTGCTACGACTTTGGCTCTGGAACCGGAATTGCTGCTGCTGGATGAGCCTACCCAGGGTATGGGGCATGAAGATGTGGATGTGGTGGCCAACCTGATCAAAAAAGTTTCCGTGGGGCGTACCATCTTGATGGTCGAGCATAATCTGCATGTGGTTTCCAGGTTGGCTGACCGCATCACAGTGTTGCAGCGGGGAGCCGTTCTGACCGAAGGCAATTACGCCACGGTATCCGCTGACCGGCGTGTGAAAGAGGCCTATCTGGGCGTGGCCGCAGAGGAGGTAGCTGTATGA
- a CDS encoding ABC transporter ATP-binding protein — MSLDGKGDEKLRIQDLHAFYGESHILHGIDLHVNKGELVTLLGRNGSGRSTTLKSIMNMVGRRSGSIMVNGTETMHMAAHRIAHLGIGFCPEERGIFSSLNVEENLMLPPSVRSDGMSVEEIYAMFPNLYERRFSQGTRLSGGEQQMLALARILRTGANILLLDEITEGLAPVIVQKLGEVLGKLKQRNLTILLVEQNFHFAAPLADRHYVMEHGHIVEEVQQFELEDKRGLLNTYLGV, encoded by the coding sequence ATGAGTCTGGACGGCAAGGGCGATGAGAAACTGCGTATCCAGGACTTGCACGCATTCTATGGCGAGTCGCACATCCTGCACGGTATTGACCTGCACGTAAACAAAGGGGAGTTGGTGACGTTGCTGGGGCGTAATGGCTCAGGGCGCTCCACGACCCTCAAGTCCATCATGAACATGGTTGGGCGGCGTTCTGGCAGCATTATGGTTAATGGTACGGAAACCATGCATATGGCAGCGCACCGTATCGCACATTTGGGTATTGGTTTTTGTCCTGAAGAGCGCGGCATATTTTCCAGCCTTAATGTAGAAGAAAACCTGATGTTGCCGCCTTCGGTGCGCAGCGATGGCATGAGTGTGGAAGAAATTTACGCCATGTTCCCCAATTTATACGAGCGCCGTTTTAGTCAGGGTACGCGCTTGTCAGGCGGGGAACAGCAAATGTTGGCCTTGGCGCGAATTTTACGTACAGGTGCCAATATCCTGCTGCTGGATGAAATTACCGAGGGGCTTGCCCCTGTGATTGTGCAGAAACTGGGTGAAGTGCTGGGTAAACTGAAACAACGCAATTTGACGATTTTGCTGGTGGAGCAGAATTTTCATTTTGCGGCCCCATTGGCTGACCGGCATTACGTTATGGAACACGGCCATATTGTGGAAGAGGTGCAGCAGTTTGAGCTGGAGGATAAACGTGGCCTGCTGAATACCTATCTGGGCGTATAA
- a CDS encoding ABC transporter substrate-binding protein → MSMKNVMLATAIAMALGINSAYAEGISDDKVKIGVMADMGGTYADACGKGCVAAIEMAVADFGGKVLDKPIEVISADDQNKPDIGSATAREWVDKEKVDAVGGIVSSAVGLAVGQVLKDAKKPMLISTAGSPAFYTKACSPFNAHWTYDVVALANGTVKPLVAEGKKKWFFITADYEFGNALEKASTGVIEKNGGEVVGGVKVPLGTTDFSSYILQAQSAGADAVAFANAGKDFVNSLKAAHEFGLDKSATMVGLLVFASDVQAIDPAVIGDMNLTTGFYGEMDDKTKEWSKRYKEKFGKTPGMGQAGAYSSVMHYLNAVQAAGTDEGEAVMAKMKSTKPDDFFARNAELRADGRMVHDMYFARVKKADERANEDDIFEVKQTLAGNDVFLPMSPECDFGAKK, encoded by the coding sequence ATGAGCATGAAGAATGTAATGTTGGCAACAGCTATTGCAATGGCATTGGGGATAAATAGCGCATATGCAGAGGGTATTTCCGATGACAAGGTTAAAATCGGCGTGATGGCTGATATGGGGGGGACTTACGCGGATGCCTGTGGAAAAGGTTGTGTGGCTGCCATTGAAATGGCTGTTGCCGATTTCGGTGGTAAAGTATTGGATAAACCTATTGAGGTTATTTCAGCGGATGACCAGAACAAGCCGGATATTGGTTCTGCTACGGCACGTGAATGGGTCGACAAGGAAAAAGTGGATGCAGTCGGCGGGATTGTATCTTCGGCCGTCGGTTTGGCGGTAGGCCAAGTGTTAAAAGACGCGAAAAAACCTATGCTGATTTCCACGGCAGGTAGCCCGGCATTTTATACCAAGGCGTGTTCCCCGTTTAATGCGCACTGGACTTACGACGTCGTCGCGTTGGCCAATGGTACGGTGAAACCTCTGGTGGCAGAAGGCAAGAAAAAATGGTTCTTTATTACCGCTGATTATGAATTTGGTAATGCCCTGGAAAAGGCATCGACAGGTGTCATTGAGAAAAATGGTGGGGAAGTTGTGGGTGGTGTCAAAGTTCCGTTGGGTACGACAGACTTTTCCTCTTATATTTTGCAAGCCCAGTCAGCAGGGGCTGATGCAGTGGCATTCGCCAACGCAGGCAAGGATTTTGTGAACTCGTTAAAGGCTGCGCATGAGTTTGGCCTGGATAAGAGCGCCACAATGGTGGGTTTGCTGGTGTTTGCTTCCGATGTTCAGGCGATTGATCCAGCGGTGATTGGGGATATGAATCTGACTACCGGGTTTTATGGCGAAATGGATGATAAAACCAAGGAATGGTCAAAGCGTTACAAGGAAAAATTTGGCAAAACACCCGGAATGGGTCAGGCAGGGGCTTACTCATCGGTCATGCATTACCTGAATGCTGTGCAGGCAGCCGGTACGGATGAAGGTGAAGCTGTGATGGCAAAAATGAAATCCACCAAGCCTGATGATTTCTTTGCACGTAATGCCGAGTTGCGTGCTGATGGGCGCATGGTGCATGACATGTATTTTGCCCGTGTGAAAAAAGCGGATGAACGTGCCAATGAAGATGATATTTTCGAGGTGAAACAAACACTGGCAGGTAATGATGTATTCTTGCCGATGTCTCCCGAGTGTGATTTTGGCGCTAAGAAGTAA
- a CDS encoding branched-chain amino acid ABC transporter permease has product METFLGINPAALFGQLLVGLINGSFYALLSLGLAIIFGLLRIINFAQGALYMIGAFLAWLGLHYLGINYWAALILVPVAVGLLSIVIERVLIRPIAHEDHLYGLLLTFGVALVLQGLLTHLFGSSGLPYSIPETLAGGVNMGFMYLPVYRGWIILVSLLVCWGAWWTIEKTKLGAYLRAGTENSRLLQGFGVNVPLMVTLTFGFGGALAGLAGVLAAPIYSVSPDMGSNLLIVVFAIVVIGGMGSIGGAILTGIGMGVIEGLTKYFYPEASNTVIFVVMVLVLLLKPAGLFGKEA; this is encoded by the coding sequence ATGGAGACATTCCTCGGCATCAACCCCGCTGCTTTGTTCGGCCAATTGTTGGTTGGTTTGATCAATGGTTCGTTTTATGCATTGTTGAGTTTGGGTCTGGCGATTATTTTTGGCCTATTGCGCATTATAAATTTCGCCCAGGGTGCTCTGTATATGATTGGTGCATTTCTTGCGTGGCTGGGTCTACACTATTTAGGTATCAATTACTGGGCTGCGCTGATTTTAGTGCCTGTAGCGGTTGGCCTTTTGAGTATCGTGATTGAACGTGTTTTGATTCGTCCGATTGCGCATGAAGACCATTTGTATGGTTTGCTGCTGACATTCGGCGTGGCATTGGTATTGCAAGGTCTGTTAACCCACCTATTCGGTTCTTCCGGTTTGCCATATTCCATTCCAGAAACGCTGGCTGGTGGGGTCAATATGGGTTTTATGTATTTGCCTGTTTATCGTGGCTGGATCATTCTGGTTTCCTTGTTGGTGTGCTGGGGGGCGTGGTGGACGATTGAAAAAACCAAGTTGGGTGCTTATTTACGGGCCGGTACAGAGAATTCACGTTTACTGCAAGGTTTTGGCGTGAATGTGCCATTAATGGTGACATTAACGTTTGGTTTCGGTGGCGCACTGGCGGGTTTGGCGGGTGTTTTGGCTGCGCCTATTTATTCTGTGAGTCCTGATATGGGTTCCAATCTGCTTATTGTTGTATTTGCCATTGTGGTTATTGGTGGGATGGGGTCTATTGGTGGCGCGATTCTCACCGGTATCGGCATGGGCGTTATTGAGGGCTTGACTAAGTATTTTTACCCTGAGGCATCCAATACCGTTATTTTTGTGGTGATGGTGCTGGTGTTATTGCTCAAACCGGCAGGTTTGTTCGGGAAGGAGGCTTGA
- a CDS encoding branched-chain amino acid ABC transporter permease gives MMMNFLHSRVFIWLLLGVALLMPWVMYPVFLMKVLCFALFASAFNLLLGFVGMLSFGHAAFLATGGYVTGYFMSQFGLSTEMGILLGTAAATLLGFIFGKLAVKREGIYFAMVTLALAQLVFFLYIQAPFTGGENGLQGIPRGKLFGVIDMNNNRVMYYFVLAVFLFGFWLIHRTIHSPFGQVLKAIRENEPRAISLGYNVKQYKLLAFVISAALSGLAGSTKALVFQLESLTDAHWHMSGEVVLMTLLGGMGTVFGPILGAGVVVGIQNFFAGGEFGNYVHIIMGAIFVVCVLLFRNGIAGEFNKFVKNNF, from the coding sequence ATGATGATGAATTTCCTGCATAGCCGTGTATTCATTTGGTTATTGCTGGGTGTTGCTCTACTGATGCCGTGGGTCATGTATCCGGTTTTTTTAATGAAGGTCTTGTGTTTTGCCCTGTTTGCCAGTGCCTTTAACCTGTTACTGGGTTTCGTTGGTATGTTGTCGTTTGGCCATGCTGCTTTTCTGGCAACCGGTGGTTATGTGACCGGATATTTTATGTCGCAATTTGGTTTGAGTACCGAAATGGGCATTTTGCTGGGTACTGCTGCCGCAACATTGCTGGGTTTTATCTTCGGCAAACTGGCAGTTAAACGGGAGGGTATTTATTTTGCGATGGTAACGCTGGCGCTGGCGCAACTGGTTTTTTTCTTGTATATCCAGGCGCCGTTTACGGGTGGCGAGAATGGTTTGCAAGGCATTCCGCGTGGCAAGCTGTTCGGCGTTATCGACATGAATAACAACAGGGTGATGTATTACTTTGTGCTGGCAGTATTCCTGTTTGGGTTCTGGTTAATCCACCGCACGATCCACTCCCCCTTTGGGCAGGTTTTAAAAGCGATCCGGGAAAATGAGCCACGTGCCATTTCCTTGGGTTACAACGTCAAACAATACAAGCTGCTGGCATTTGTTATTTCAGCTGCCTTGTCCGGTTTGGCGGGTTCTACCAAAGCACTGGTGTTTCAGCTGGAGTCGCTGACAGATGCGCATTGGCATATGTCGGGTGAGGTCGTGTTAATGACGCTGCTGGGGGGAATGGGGACAGTGTTTGGCCCAATCCTGGGGGCAGGTGTTGTGGTTGGTATCCAGAACTTCTTTGCGGGCGGTGAGTTTGGCAACTATGTCCACATCATTATGGGAGCCATTTTTGTCGTGTGCGTGCTTTTGTTCAGAAACGGTATTGCCGGTGAGTTTAACAAGTTCGTGAAAAATAATTTCTAG
- a CDS encoding acyl-CoA synthetase, whose protein sequence is MSEINIYSQHLEQVAANYEALSPLTFLERAASVFPERIAVVHGEVRRTWAETYRRCCQLASALSQRGIGVGDTVSIICPNLPEHFEAHFGVPMVGAVLNSINTRLDAASVAFILKHAEAKVLITEREMAAVVNHALSLLEDDEYPLPFVIDIDDPTFVGGALLGDVTYEQFIAAGIPGFAWRRPDDEWNAISLNYTSGTTGDPKGVVYHHRGAHLNAVSNVLSWGMPNGAVYLWTLPMFHCNGWCFPWTVAAVAGTNVCLRHVRADQILAAIKAEKVDHMCGAPIVLSMMMGAPAEQKAGISHQVKVMTAGAPPPAAVIQGMEEMGFDVTQVYGLTETYGPCVVSEWQHDWDGLPIAERARLKARQGVRVQLQEGLMVADPATLEPVERDGETIGEIFMRGNIVMKGYLKNPATTAAAFAGGWFHSGDLAVWHPDGYVEIKDRSKDIIISGGENISSIELEDTLYRHPAVQDVAVVARQDEKWGEVPCAFIKLKDGANLSEEDVIAYCRENMARFKVPKKVVFVDLPRTSTGKVQKFILREWAQAAD, encoded by the coding sequence ATGTCCGAAATTAATATCTACAGCCAGCATTTGGAACAGGTCGCGGCAAATTACGAAGCGCTTAGCCCGCTGACGTTTTTGGAACGCGCCGCCAGTGTCTTTCCTGAGCGGATTGCGGTGGTGCACGGTGAGGTACGCCGTACCTGGGCTGAAACATATCGCCGCTGCTGCCAGTTGGCGAGCGCCTTGAGCCAGCGTGGTATCGGGGTCGGTGATACGGTTTCCATTATTTGCCCCAATCTGCCGGAACATTTTGAGGCACATTTCGGCGTTCCCATGGTCGGTGCGGTGCTGAATTCCATCAACACCCGTCTGGATGCAGCATCGGTGGCTTTTATCCTCAAACATGCGGAGGCCAAAGTCCTGATAACCGAGCGCGAAATGGCCGCTGTCGTCAACCATGCACTGTCCCTGCTGGAAGATGATGAGTATCCGCTGCCATTCGTGATTGATATTGATGATCCCACGTTTGTGGGGGGCGCGTTGCTGGGGGATGTGACCTACGAACAGTTCATTGCGGCGGGTATCCCGGGGTTTGCATGGCGTCGTCCTGATGATGAATGGAATGCCATCAGTTTGAACTACACCTCTGGTACAACGGGCGACCCCAAGGGGGTGGTATACCACCATCGTGGTGCACACCTGAATGCGGTCAGCAACGTGCTGTCATGGGGGATGCCGAACGGTGCTGTCTACCTGTGGACGTTGCCGATGTTCCATTGCAATGGCTGGTGTTTCCCCTGGACGGTCGCAGCTGTAGCCGGGACGAATGTGTGCTTGCGGCATGTGCGTGCTGATCAAATCCTCGCAGCGATCAAGGCTGAAAAAGTTGACCACATGTGCGGTGCCCCCATTGTGCTGAGCATGATGATGGGAGCGCCAGCGGAACAGAAAGCCGGTATCAGCCATCAGGTTAAAGTCATGACCGCTGGTGCGCCACCACCCGCCGCCGTCATTCAGGGCATGGAGGAAATGGGTTTTGATGTCACCCAGGTCTACGGTTTGACGGAAACCTATGGCCCCTGCGTCGTGAGTGAGTGGCAACACGACTGGGATGGCTTGCCCATTGCCGAACGCGCCCGCCTCAAGGCGCGGCAAGGCGTGCGCGTCCAGTTGCAGGAAGGTTTGATGGTTGCTGACCCAGCCACGCTGGAACCCGTTGAGCGTGACGGTGAAACCATCGGCGAAATTTTCATGCGCGGCAATATTGTCATGAAAGGCTACCTGAAAAATCCCGCAACCACGGCTGCCGCGTTTGCCGGTGGCTGGTTTCACTCTGGGGATTTGGCGGTTTGGCATCCCGATGGTTATGTCGAAATCAAAGACCGTTCCAAGGACATTATCATTTCCGGCGGTGAAAATATTTCCAGTATTGAACTGGAAGATACCCTTTACCGTCATCCTGCGGTTCAGGATGTTGCCGTCGTCGCCCGCCAGGACGAGAAATGGGGCGAAGTACCCTGTGCATTCATCAAGTTAAAGGATGGCGCAAACTTGAGTGAAGAGGATGTGATCGCGTATTGCCGTGAAAACATGGCGCGTTTCAAAGTTCCCAAAAAGGTGGTCTTTGTTGATTTACCCCGTACCTCAACAGGGAAAGTCCAGAAATTTATCCTGCGGGAGTGGGCGCAGGCAGCCGATTAA
- a CDS encoding electron transfer flavoprotein subunit beta/FixA family protein yields MKIVVAVKRVIDYSVKVRVKPDNSNVDLSNVKMSTNPFCEIAVEAAVRLKESGVASEVVVVSIGPKQAQEQIRAALAMGADRGVWIETDDTGLNPLSIAKLLHKVVQDEQPGLVLLGKQAIDSDNNQTGQMLSALSGYPQATFASRVVVADGKAQVTREIDGGLQTLGVTLPAIVTTDLRLNEPRYIKLPDIMKAKKKPLVATSAVALGVSMTNTVTLLAVEPPAERSAGVKVDSVDALLDCLKNQAKVL; encoded by the coding sequence ATGAAAATAGTCGTAGCCGTCAAACGGGTGATTGATTACAGCGTGAAAGTCCGCGTCAAACCAGACAACAGTAACGTTGACCTGAGCAATGTGAAAATGTCGACCAACCCGTTTTGCGAAATTGCCGTGGAAGCTGCGGTGCGCTTGAAAGAGTCTGGTGTAGCAAGTGAAGTCGTGGTGGTTTCCATTGGCCCGAAACAGGCGCAAGAGCAGATCCGCGCCGCGCTGGCGATGGGCGCAGACCGTGGGGTGTGGATCGAAACCGATGATACCGGGTTGAACCCCCTGAGCATTGCCAAGTTACTGCACAAGGTTGTACAAGACGAACAACCGGGTTTGGTTTTGCTCGGCAAGCAAGCCATTGATTCCGACAACAACCAGACCGGGCAAATGCTTTCCGCATTGTCTGGCTACCCGCAAGCCACCTTTGCTTCCAGGGTTGTGGTTGCAGATGGCAAAGCGCAAGTCACCCGCGAAATTGACGGTGGCTTGCAAACCTTGGGCGTGACCTTACCTGCGATTGTCACCACTGACCTGCGTTTGAACGAGCCACGTTACATCAAGCTCCCTGACATCATGAAAGCCAAGAAGAAACCATTGGTGGCAACTTCAGCGGTGGCTTTAGGCGTCAGTATGACGAATACCGTGACCTTGTTGGCTGTCGAGCCACCGGCTGAGCGCAGTGCGGGGGTCAAGGTCGATAGCGTGGACGCGCTGCTGGATTGCCTGAAAAATCAGGCGAAAGTGCTGTAA
- a CDS encoding electron transfer flavoprotein subunit alpha/FixB family protein, which produces MTILMIAEHDNASLKPATLNALGAAQQIGGEIDVLVAGSDCQAVAQAVVAVAGVRTVLVADNAAYAQQLAENVSQLVAKLAPGYSHVLTPATTSGKDFMPRAAALLDMNMVGDVIGVVSPDTFKRPIYAGNAIATVQSHDRIKLLTVRGTAFDAVAASGGSAAIEKVGEVFAADKTTFIGAEIVKSDRPELTVAKVVVSGGRGLGSGENFSLIYQLADKLGAAVGASRAAVDAGYVPNDMQVGQTGKVVAPGLYIAVGISGAIQHLAGMKDSKVIVAINKDPEAPIFQVADYGLVGDLFTVIPELIEKV; this is translated from the coding sequence ATGACTATTTTGATGATTGCCGAACACGATAATGCCAGCCTCAAGCCAGCGACCCTGAATGCTTTGGGCGCAGCGCAGCAAATCGGTGGTGAGATTGATGTCCTGGTGGCAGGTAGTGATTGCCAGGCCGTGGCGCAAGCAGTGGTGGCGGTGGCTGGCGTGCGTACCGTCCTGGTGGCGGATAATGCCGCTTACGCCCAGCAGCTGGCCGAGAATGTCAGTCAGTTGGTGGCAAAACTCGCGCCGGGTTACAGCCATGTCCTTACCCCGGCAACGACCTCGGGCAAAGATTTCATGCCCCGCGCGGCAGCCTTGCTGGATATGAACATGGTCGGTGATGTGATTGGGGTGGTTAGCCCTGATACCTTCAAACGCCCGATTTACGCGGGCAATGCGATTGCGACAGTGCAAAGCCATGACCGCATCAAACTGCTGACCGTGCGGGGTACGGCGTTCGATGCGGTGGCTGCCAGTGGTGGTAGTGCTGCGATCGAGAAGGTGGGTGAGGTGTTTGCCGCTGACAAGACCACTTTCATTGGGGCGGAAATTGTCAAATCCGACCGCCCTGAGCTGACGGTGGCCAAAGTTGTTGTGTCTGGCGGGCGCGGTTTGGGGTCTGGTGAAAACTTTAGCCTGATTTACCAGCTTGCCGACAAACTGGGGGCTGCGGTGGGGGCATCGAGGGCAGCAGTCGATGCGGGTTACGTGCCGAACGACATGCAAGTCGGGCAAACTGGCAAAGTCGTTGCGCCTGGCTTGTATATTGCGGTAGGCATTTCCGGCGCGATCCAGCATTTGGCGGGCATGAAAGATTCCAAGGTGATTGTAGCCATCAATAAAGACCCCGAAGCCCCGATCTTTCAGGTGGCCGATTATGGCCTGGTGGGGGATTTGTTCACCGTCATCCCGGAACTGATTGAGAAAGTTTAA